The Sporosarcina ureae genome includes a region encoding these proteins:
- a CDS encoding ATP-dependent Lon protease: MKLVGCIVVAGVLGILALIGPIGWYALAAIIVGVIFRSFWLLKEIHEHTVPVDPYDGVNDAIREIYS; the protein is encoded by the coding sequence ATGAAGTTGGTCGGGTGTATTGTGGTGGCGGGTGTTTTGGGCATTTTGGCGTTAATCGGTCCAATAGGTTGGTATGCGTTAGCTGCTATTATTGTCGGAGTAATTTTTAGGTCATTTTGGTTGTTGAAAGAAATACATGAACATACCGTTCCTGTCGATCCATACGATGGAGTGAACGATGCAATACGAGAGATATATTCTTGA